In Rhizobium sp. N324, a single genomic region encodes these proteins:
- a CDS encoding TIGR01244 family sulfur transferase, whose product MDIRQIDDEYSVSGQITPDDLDEIKALGFKSIVCHRPDHESPDQTSFSVIEARAREIGLEISHVPVGPMGVTEEAVQGMVDALDEFPRPMLGYCRSGARSTAIYQKTHHIRS is encoded by the coding sequence ATGGATATTCGCCAGATCGACGATGAATATTCGGTTTCGGGTCAGATCACGCCCGATGACCTCGACGAGATCAAGGCGCTGGGGTTCAAATCGATCGTCTGCCACCGCCCCGATCATGAAAGCCCCGATCAGACGTCGTTCTCCGTCATCGAGGCGCGCGCGCGGGAAATCGGTCTCGAGATCAGCCATGTGCCTGTCGGGCCGATGGGCGTGACCGAGGAAGCGGTGCAGGGCATGGTCGATGCGCTCGACGAATTCCCGCGGCCGATGCTCGGCTATTGCCGCTCCGGCGCCCGCTCGACGGCGATCTACCAGAAGACCCACCATATCCGCAGCTAG
- a CDS encoding RidA family protein: MSIKRIDVGARMSGAVIHGNTVYLAGQVGEGESVTDQCKSSLAEVDRLLAASGSNKSKILQTLVYLSDIAYFAEMNAAWEAWIDPANPPARATSEAKLAAPKYKVEFIVTAAID, translated from the coding sequence ATGAGCATTAAGCGTATCGACGTCGGCGCGCGCATGAGCGGCGCCGTCATTCACGGCAACACGGTTTATCTCGCAGGCCAGGTCGGCGAGGGCGAAAGCGTCACCGATCAGTGCAAGTCCTCGCTTGCCGAAGTCGACCGCCTGCTGGCTGCATCAGGCAGCAACAAGTCGAAGATCCTGCAGACCCTCGTCTATCTCTCCGACATCGCTTATTTCGCCGAGATGAACGCCGCCTGGGAAGCCTGGATCGATCCGGCCAATCCGCCCGCCCGCGCCACGAGCGAAGCCAAGCTCGCTGCGCCGAAATACAAGGTCGAGTTCATCGTCACGGCCGCGATCGACTGA
- a CDS encoding aliphatic sulfonate ABC transporter substrate-binding protein: protein MVVRLALSLFAGLVAVGTARAADISEIRVDWATYNPVSLILKDEGILEKEFEKDGIKITWVQSAGSNKALEFLNAGSLDFGSTAGAAALIGRVNGNPIKSIYVYSRPEWTALVTRKDTGIAKVEDLKGKSIAVTRGTDPHIFLVRALADAGLTEKDVSLVLLQHADGRLALKRGDVDAWAGLDPIMASAEIEDGDVLFYRKPENNSWGVLNVREEFAAAHPEIVKRVLASYEKARSEALKDPAKLKAALVAATKLPDSVIERQLERTNLGYSVIGDSQRETIEAAGLALQKADVIKADVDVKQTVSALIDPSYASAALGQ, encoded by the coding sequence ATCGTTGTTCGCTTGGCTTTGAGCCTGTTCGCGGGTTTGGTCGCAGTCGGCACGGCGCGGGCTGCCGATATCTCGGAAATTCGCGTGGACTGGGCGACCTACAACCCGGTCAGCCTTATCCTGAAGGATGAAGGCATCCTGGAAAAGGAATTCGAAAAGGATGGGATCAAGATCACCTGGGTCCAGTCCGCAGGCTCCAACAAGGCCCTCGAATTTCTGAATGCCGGTTCCCTCGACTTCGGCTCGACCGCGGGTGCCGCCGCATTGATCGGTCGCGTCAACGGCAATCCGATCAAATCCATCTATGTCTATTCGCGGCCGGAATGGACCGCACTGGTAACCCGCAAGGATACCGGCATCGCTAAGGTCGAGGACCTCAAGGGCAAGTCCATCGCCGTGACGCGCGGCACCGATCCGCACATTTTCCTGGTGCGCGCGCTTGCCGATGCAGGTCTCACCGAAAAGGACGTGTCGCTCGTCTTGCTGCAGCATGCCGACGGCCGCCTTGCGCTGAAGCGCGGTGACGTCGATGCTTGGGCGGGCCTCGATCCGATCATGGCCTCCGCCGAGATCGAAGATGGCGATGTGCTCTTCTATCGCAAGCCGGAGAACAACAGCTGGGGCGTTCTCAACGTGCGTGAGGAGTTCGCCGCCGCGCATCCCGAGATCGTCAAGCGCGTTCTAGCCTCCTATGAGAAGGCCCGCAGCGAGGCTTTGAAAGACCCGGCCAAGCTGAAGGCCGCCCTCGTTGCCGCCACCAAGCTGCCCGATAGCGTCATCGAGCGCCAGTTGGAGCGCACCAACCTCGGCTATTCCGTGATCGGCGATTCCCAGCGCGAAACGATCGAGGCTGCGGGTCTTGCTCTTCAGAAGGCAGATGTCATCAAAGCCGACGTCGATGTCAAACAGACCGTGTCGGCGCTGATCGACCCCAGCTATGCCTCCGCCGCGCTGGGCCAATAA
- a CDS encoding DUF4432 family protein, with translation MIEFAAASGPRLMLDETSVLDIGGCIVEGVDIAPKRAIPDDGDPRIDHSLEGFLFTCGPDHIRHRQPIAGRTDGKVYPLHGSASGHAAKVLWTKFENGNAECRADIDIITVEGLPQRIERLWRIDGATGEVRLDDRVVNTSDQAVPTFLMYHMNTGGKWLDEGTRLEGPMLENGGFPWTFGEEPGSIFCVEAPATEQGLAEVRLGPIAAIGGRTLRVRFRADTLPYLQVWRNQKAPAHIIGIEPVSHRWVTRDELQGAGEFNMLASGESRSYGLSFAFL, from the coding sequence ATGATCGAATTTGCCGCTGCAAGCGGGCCGCGCCTGATGCTCGATGAAACATCGGTGCTGGATATCGGCGGCTGCATCGTCGAAGGCGTCGATATCGCGCCGAAGCGCGCCATTCCCGACGATGGCGACCCGCGAATCGATCACTCGCTCGAAGGCTTCCTGTTCACCTGCGGGCCGGACCATATCCGCCACCGCCAGCCGATCGCCGGGCGGACCGACGGCAAGGTCTATCCGCTGCACGGATCGGCCTCCGGCCATGCGGCCAAGGTGCTGTGGACGAAGTTTGAGAACGGCAATGCCGAATGCCGCGCCGATATCGACATCATCACCGTCGAGGGACTGCCGCAGCGCATCGAGCGGCTGTGGCGGATCGATGGGGCGACCGGCGAGGTGCGGCTCGACGACCGGGTCGTCAATACCAGCGATCAGGCGGTGCCGACCTTCCTGATGTATCACATGAACACCGGCGGCAAATGGCTGGACGAGGGCACGCGGCTGGAAGGACCGATGTTGGAGAATGGCGGTTTCCCCTGGACGTTCGGCGAGGAGCCGGGCAGCATCTTTTGCGTTGAGGCGCCGGCAACGGAGCAGGGCCTGGCGGAAGTTCGCCTCGGGCCGATCGCCGCGATCGGCGGCAGGACGCTCCGCGTGCGTTTCCGCGCCGACACGCTGCCTTATCTGCAGGTTTGGCGAAACCAGAAGGCGCCGGCCCATATTATCGGCATCGAGCCGGTCTCGCATCGCTGGGTCACGCGTGACGAGCTTCAGGGGGCCGGCGAATTCAACATGCTGGCATCAGGCGAGAGCCGCAGCTATGGGCTGAGCTTTGCCTTCCTGTGA
- a CDS encoding CaiB/BaiF CoA transferase family protein encodes MTQTTKRPPLADIRVIELARVLAGPWAGQILADLGADVIKVENPDGGDDTRQWGPPFVEGADGDNLSAAYYHAANRGKRSVTADLRSPEGQELVRRLVASADVVIENFKLGGLVKYGLDYDSLRKVNPKLVYCSITGFGQTGPYASLAGYDYIVQGMSGFMSITGEPDGQPMKAGVAIADIFTGIYAVSAIEAALIHALKSGEGQLVDMALLDVQSAVLANQNMNYLVSGTAPTRLGNAHPNISPYEVVPAADGYLILAVGNDGQFRRLCSILSLDAIAGDERFATNKARVANRGEVRRLISTETLKWQKADLLKACEENGVPAGPINTIEEMFADPQVRARGLRIDLADAAGTVIPGVRTPVVLSETPLRYTRPSPRLGEHTEEILAELAERERKASS; translated from the coding sequence ATGACGCAGACCACGAAAAGGCCGCCGCTTGCAGACATCCGGGTGATTGAGCTTGCCCGCGTGCTGGCCGGCCCGTGGGCGGGGCAGATACTCGCCGATCTCGGCGCCGACGTCATCAAGGTCGAAAACCCCGACGGCGGCGACGATACGCGCCAATGGGGTCCGCCCTTCGTCGAAGGCGCCGACGGCGACAATCTTTCGGCCGCCTATTACCACGCCGCCAATCGCGGCAAACGCTCCGTCACCGCCGACCTGAGAAGCCCCGAAGGCCAGGAGCTCGTCCGCCGCCTGGTTGCGTCAGCCGATGTGGTGATCGAGAATTTCAAGCTCGGCGGCCTCGTCAAATACGGGCTCGATTACGACAGCCTGCGCAAGGTGAACCCGAAACTCGTCTATTGCTCGATCACCGGCTTCGGCCAGACCGGCCCTTACGCCAGCCTCGCCGGCTATGATTACATCGTCCAGGGCATGTCCGGCTTCATGTCGATCACCGGCGAGCCTGACGGCCAGCCGATGAAGGCGGGCGTGGCGATCGCCGATATCTTCACCGGCATCTATGCCGTCTCGGCGATAGAGGCCGCCCTGATCCACGCGCTCAAGTCGGGCGAAGGCCAACTCGTCGACATGGCCCTGCTCGATGTGCAATCGGCCGTGCTGGCCAATCAGAACATGAATTACCTGGTCTCCGGCACAGCACCCACCCGCCTCGGCAATGCCCATCCGAATATCTCGCCCTATGAGGTCGTGCCGGCGGCGGACGGTTATCTTATTCTCGCAGTTGGAAACGACGGCCAGTTTCGCCGCCTCTGCAGCATTCTCAGCCTGGATGCGATTGCCGGCGACGAACGTTTCGCCACCAACAAGGCCCGGGTCGCCAATCGCGGCGAGGTTCGCCGTCTCATCTCCACCGAGACGCTGAAATGGCAGAAGGCGGATCTGTTGAAGGCCTGCGAGGAGAATGGGGTTCCCGCCGGCCCGATCAACACGATCGAAGAGATGTTCGCCGACCCTCAGGTACGAGCCCGCGGCCTGCGCATCGACCTTGCGGATGCCGCCGGCACCGTCATCCCGGGGGTCAGGACGCCGGTGGTGCTGTCGGAGACACCGTTGCGTTACACCAGGCCGAGCCCGCGTCTCGGCGAACACACCGAAGAAATTCTGGCGGAACTCGCCGAGCGCGAGAGGAAGGCATCGTCATGA
- a CDS encoding thiamine pyrophosphate-binding protein, with translation MKRTGGQLIVEALKANGVKRLSCVPGESFLAVLDALRDSEIDVVVCRQEGGAAMMADCWGRLTGEPGICMVTRGPGATNASAGLHIAKQDSIPMILFIGQVQREAREREAFQEVEFRRAFTEFTKWVGEIDDAARIPEFVTRAFAIATSGRPGPVVLTLPEDMLRDEVEAPRAKRYVSVEAHPGRRQIDDLYIRLLKAERPMVILGGTRWDADAVADFAIFAERFQLPVGCSFRRQMLFDHLHPAYAGDVGIGINPVLAKEIKESDLLILLGGRMSEMPSSSYTLIDIPYPQQSLVHVYPDPSELGRVYRPDLAICAAPADFVAALADLEAPAEPHWAERTERMHQAYLSWSKPPATGPGAVHMGPIMEWLEANTGPETIFTNGAGNYATWLHRFHRFRRFNTQAAPTSGSMGYGLPAAVAAKQLFPEREVICFAGDGCFLMHGQEFATAIRYGLPIIAIVVNNGMYGTIRMHQEREYPGRVSSTDLTNPDFAALARAYGGHGETVESTAQFAAAFERARASGKPAIIEVKLDPEAITPTRTLSEIAQTKSR, from the coding sequence ATGAAAAGAACAGGCGGGCAACTCATCGTCGAGGCGCTGAAGGCGAACGGCGTCAAGCGTCTGTCCTGCGTGCCGGGCGAGAGTTTCCTCGCCGTCCTCGACGCGCTGCGCGACAGCGAGATCGACGTCGTCGTCTGCCGCCAGGAGGGCGGGGCGGCAATGATGGCGGATTGCTGGGGCCGGCTGACCGGCGAACCCGGCATCTGCATGGTCACCCGCGGCCCCGGCGCCACCAACGCCTCCGCCGGCCTGCACATCGCCAAGCAGGATTCGATCCCGATGATCCTCTTCATCGGCCAGGTGCAGCGCGAAGCCCGCGAGCGCGAGGCCTTCCAGGAGGTCGAATTCCGCCGCGCCTTCACCGAATTCACCAAATGGGTGGGCGAGATCGACGATGCCGCCCGCATTCCCGAATTCGTCACTCGCGCCTTCGCGATCGCCACCTCCGGCCGCCCCGGCCCTGTCGTGCTGACGCTGCCGGAGGACATGCTGCGCGACGAGGTCGAGGCACCCCGCGCCAAGCGCTATGTCAGCGTCGAGGCCCATCCCGGTCGCCGTCAGATCGACGATCTCTATATCAGACTGCTGAAGGCCGAGCGGCCGATGGTGATCCTTGGCGGCACGCGCTGGGATGCCGATGCGGTCGCCGATTTCGCAATCTTCGCCGAGCGTTTCCAACTGCCGGTCGGCTGCTCCTTCCGCCGGCAGATGCTGTTCGATCATCTCCATCCCGCCTATGCCGGCGATGTCGGCATAGGCATCAATCCTGTTCTGGCCAAGGAGATCAAGGAGAGCGACCTGCTGATCCTGCTCGGCGGCCGCATGTCGGAAATGCCGTCCTCGTCCTATACGCTGATCGATATCCCCTACCCCCAGCAATCGCTGGTGCACGTCTATCCCGATCCTTCTGAACTCGGACGCGTCTACCGCCCGGATCTTGCGATCTGCGCCGCTCCTGCCGATTTCGTCGCGGCCCTTGCCGATCTCGAAGCGCCGGCCGAGCCGCATTGGGCGGAGCGCACTGAGCGCATGCACCAGGCCTATCTTTCCTGGTCGAAGCCGCCGGCGACAGGTCCTGGCGCCGTTCATATGGGACCGATCATGGAGTGGCTGGAAGCCAATACCGGACCGGAAACGATCTTCACCAACGGCGCCGGCAACTATGCCACCTGGCTGCACCGCTTCCATCGTTTCCGCCGCTTCAATACTCAGGCCGCACCCACCTCCGGCTCGATGGGTTACGGCCTGCCGGCCGCAGTCGCCGCCAAGCAGCTTTTTCCCGAGCGCGAGGTCATCTGCTTTGCCGGCGACGGCTGTTTCCTGATGCACGGCCAGGAATTCGCCACTGCCATCCGCTACGGCCTGCCGATCATCGCAATCGTCGTCAACAACGGCATGTACGGCACGATCCGCATGCATCAGGAGCGCGAATATCCCGGCCGCGTCAGCAGCACCGACCTGACCAACCCTGATTTCGCCGCCCTTGCCCGCGCCTATGGCGGCCATGGCGAGACGGTGGAAAGCACCGCGCAATTCGCCGCGGCCTTCGAGCGGGCGCGCGCAAGCGGCAAGCCCGCAATTATCGAAGTCAAACTCGATCCCGAGGCGATCACGCCGACACGCACGCTCTCGGAAATCGCGCAAACAAAAAGCCGGTAG
- a CDS encoding ribonuclease T2 family protein, whose product MSSMQLRTAAFAVSMVLAGGAFAQEGSGATRFILSASWQPAFCQTNQKKAECASQTGERPDATNFSLHGLWPMRQNYCGVSAEQKAADKDGKWSTLPAVTLSAETQAALAKAMPGTQSGLERHEWVKHGTCTKMSAEDYFGVGVHLLGALNTSAVRDLFAANIGKPVKAEAIKAAFDKSFGPGAGDRVKMSCRRVGNVKMVSGLTIGLSEAAGAASAKGTGLGDLIQGAGKTTFGCDEGVVDAAGF is encoded by the coding sequence ATGAGCAGCATGCAGTTGCGTACCGCGGCGTTCGCCGTATCGATGGTTCTTGCCGGCGGCGCTTTCGCGCAGGAGGGCAGTGGGGCGACCCGCTTTATTCTTTCGGCAAGCTGGCAGCCGGCCTTTTGCCAGACAAACCAGAAGAAGGCCGAATGTGCGAGCCAGACCGGCGAGCGCCCCGACGCGACGAATTTTTCGTTGCATGGGCTCTGGCCGATGCGACAGAATTATTGCGGCGTGAGCGCCGAGCAAAAGGCCGCCGACAAGGATGGCAAGTGGAGCACATTGCCGGCGGTCACGCTGTCGGCCGAGACGCAGGCGGCGCTGGCAAAAGCGATGCCCGGCACGCAATCCGGCCTGGAACGGCATGAATGGGTCAAGCACGGCACCTGCACGAAAATGAGCGCCGAGGATTATTTCGGCGTTGGCGTACATCTTCTCGGCGCGCTCAACACCTCGGCCGTGCGCGATCTCTTCGCCGCCAATATCGGCAAGCCGGTCAAGGCCGAGGCGATCAAGGCGGCTTTCGACAAGAGCTTCGGGCCGGGGGCCGGCGACCGCGTCAAGATGAGCTGCCGACGGGTCGGCAATGTCAAGATGGTCAGCGGGTTGACGATCGGGCTTTCGGAGGCCGCCGGGGCGGCGTCGGCGAAAGGCACCGGGCTTGGCGATCTGATCCAGGGCGCGGGAAAAACGACGTTCGGCTGCGACGAGGGCGTCGTCGACGCTGCGGGCTTCTGA
- a CDS encoding DMT family transporter yields MSSTSARPVSSASEVTTGLALMFLSVMFSPLIDIFAKLAVVTIPSAEVTAGRFVVQALCMLPIVIWRRSFADFSWRQNLFHAIRGLIITVSMISFVTTLKYMAVADAIAIFFVEPIMVTILGGIFLKETIGWRRYTACGVGFFGAMLIIQPSFQEVGYIALLPVVSALCIATFVLMTRVLSHREDPWAMQFQMGIWGLLFCTILLFAGEGSGSDLFDPVMPEGSAWFYVAGVGAMAAIAGIFGVYAYRAAPASTLAPLQYFEIVSATIFAWLVFGDFPDAIKWLGIAIIMASGLYIIWRERRFASKPVSDTSEATLVP; encoded by the coding sequence ATGAGCAGCACCTCCGCCCGCCCCGTTTCCTCAGCCTCCGAGGTGACGACGGGGCTTGCGCTGATGTTCCTTTCGGTGATGTTCTCGCCGCTGATCGATATCTTCGCCAAGCTCGCCGTCGTCACCATCCCCTCCGCTGAAGTCACCGCCGGCCGTTTCGTCGTGCAGGCGCTGTGCATGCTGCCGATCGTCATATGGCGGCGCAGCTTTGCCGATTTCTCCTGGCGCCAGAACCTGTTCCATGCCATCCGCGGCTTGATCATCACCGTCTCGATGATCTCGTTCGTCACCACGCTGAAATACATGGCGGTCGCCGACGCGATTGCGATCTTTTTCGTCGAGCCGATCATGGTGACGATCCTCGGCGGCATCTTTCTCAAGGAGACGATCGGCTGGCGGCGTTATACCGCCTGCGGCGTCGGCTTTTTCGGGGCGATGCTGATCATCCAGCCGAGTTTCCAGGAGGTCGGCTATATCGCCCTCCTGCCCGTCGTCAGCGCGCTCTGCATCGCGACCTTCGTGCTGATGACCCGCGTCCTGTCGCACCGGGAAGACCCCTGGGCGATGCAGTTCCAGATGGGCATCTGGGGCCTCCTCTTCTGCACCATCCTGCTTTTTGCCGGCGAAGGAAGCGGCTCCGATCTCTTTGATCCCGTCATGCCCGAAGGCAGCGCCTGGTTCTACGTCGCCGGCGTCGGCGCCATGGCCGCAATTGCGGGCATCTTCGGCGTCTATGCCTATCGCGCCGCACCCGCCTCGACGCTGGCGCCACTGCAATATTTCGAAATCGTCTCGGCGACGATCTTTGCCTGGCTGGTTTTCGGCGACTTTCCGGATGCGATCAAATGGCTCGGCATCGCCATCATCATGGCATCGGGCTTGTACATCATCTGGCGCGAGCGCCGCTTTGCTTCAAAGCCTGTATCCGATACATCTGAGGCGACGCTGGTGCCGTAA
- a CDS encoding alpha/beta fold hydrolase, protein MFSETQRLAAPGVSLAYHHAEAAGPARGILLISHGLAEHSKRYRAFAEAMAARGYHVYAHDHRGHGETTAPDAPIGCFARRDGVEKVIGDVLAMRAHALSRHPGLPVILFGHSMGGLIALNAAVTAPSDFDAVAVWNSNFAVGLAGRAAQAILLAERMLKGSDVPSGLLPKLTFAAWGKSIPAHRTEFDWLSRRPDEVDKYIADPLCGFDASVSLWLDLFELTFRAPQKLHLDRLPRDLPIHLVGGGEDPATERGKAVLWLSNHLKASGFSRISTEIYQDMRHETLNDAATAAFADWCDEAVSRLQTARS, encoded by the coding sequence ATGTTTTCTGAAACGCAGAGGCTCGCTGCGCCGGGGGTGTCGCTCGCCTATCACCATGCCGAGGCCGCCGGCCCGGCACGCGGCATCTTGTTGATATCGCACGGCCTCGCCGAACATTCGAAACGCTATCGCGCTTTTGCCGAGGCGATGGCGGCGCGCGGTTATCACGTCTACGCCCATGATCATCGCGGCCACGGCGAGACGACGGCGCCCGACGCGCCGATCGGCTGCTTCGCCCGGCGGGACGGCGTCGAAAAAGTGATCGGCGACGTCCTTGCCATGCGCGCCCATGCGCTCTCGCGCCATCCCGGCCTGCCGGTGATCCTCTTCGGCCATTCGATGGGGGGCCTGATCGCCCTCAATGCCGCGGTCACGGCGCCTTCCGATTTCGACGCCGTCGCCGTCTGGAATTCTAATTTCGCCGTCGGCCTTGCCGGCCGCGCCGCCCAGGCGATCCTGCTTGCCGAACGCATGCTGAAGGGCTCCGACGTGCCGAGCGGCCTGTTGCCGAAACTCACCTTCGCAGCCTGGGGGAAATCAATCCCCGCCCACCGCACCGAGTTCGACTGGCTGTCGCGCCGTCCCGATGAAGTCGACAAATATATCGCCGATCCGCTCTGCGGCTTCGACGCCTCGGTCTCGCTCTGGCTCGACCTCTTCGAACTGACGTTTCGCGCCCCGCAGAAGCTCCATCTGGATCGGCTGCCCCGCGACCTGCCGATCCACCTCGTCGGCGGCGGAGAAGACCCGGCGACGGAGCGCGGAAAAGCCGTGCTCTGGCTGTCAAACCATTTGAAAGCCAGCGGTTTCTCTCGTATCAGCACTGAGATATATCAGGACATGCGGCACGAAACGCTGAATGATGCTGCAACCGCCGCCTTCGCGGACTGGTGCGACGAGGCCGTCTCCAGATTGCAAACGGCAAGATCCTGA
- a CDS encoding L,D-transpeptidase, whose protein sequence is MNRFLKSAFSLAAVLAAIAAAAPQAGAQQFRDRRQSDVVLVTPSGEILDYVPRGYIYARDRSGNRVLIDDYGNVVATEMRARGYYPPRPGPREVYADQGGNDPYYADDGDARYSERGAVTGGIPQDAAIERQPLGEQPYPEDNSIGNPQSGDDYASIDPDQQIPPADAPKAAPDEPVITLKNKSKPEIVALQVFLDRAGISPGVIDGHMGSNVTKSVYAYDQMTGSKLDPNDTDAILEELRMNGGLPVVSYTITPADAAGPYVAEIPEDYSHKALLPSLAYTSITEMLAERFHMDEAFLKEMNPGADFSVPGTVIKVVNPGEPKSGEVARIIADKGRKQVFAYDNAGNLIAAYPASIGSTDTPSPSGTVTVERVAFNPGYTYNPKINFQQGANDKILNIPPGPNGPVGTVWMALSKPTYGIHGTPEPSKIGRTQSHGCIRLTNWDATELAKMVKPGVTVEFVD, encoded by the coding sequence GTGAATCGTTTTTTAAAGTCGGCATTTTCGCTTGCGGCCGTGCTGGCAGCCATTGCGGCTGCAGCACCGCAGGCCGGCGCGCAGCAGTTCCGCGACCGCCGCCAGAGCGATGTCGTGCTCGTCACCCCGAGCGGCGAAATCCTTGACTATGTCCCGCGCGGATATATCTACGCCCGCGACCGTAGCGGCAACCGCGTGCTGATCGATGACTACGGCAATGTCGTCGCAACCGAAATGCGCGCCCGCGGCTACTATCCGCCGCGGCCCGGCCCGCGCGAGGTCTATGCCGACCAAGGTGGCAACGATCCCTATTACGCCGACGATGGCGACGCACGTTATTCCGAGCGCGGTGCAGTCACCGGCGGCATTCCGCAAGATGCGGCGATCGAACGCCAGCCACTCGGCGAGCAGCCCTATCCCGAGGATAACAGCATCGGCAATCCGCAGTCCGGCGACGATTATGCCTCGATCGATCCCGACCAGCAGATCCCACCCGCCGACGCGCCCAAGGCCGCGCCGGATGAACCCGTCATCACGCTGAAGAACAAGTCGAAACCCGAGATCGTCGCGCTGCAGGTCTTCCTCGATCGCGCCGGCATCTCCCCCGGCGTCATCGATGGTCATATGGGCTCGAACGTCACCAAGTCGGTCTATGCCTATGACCAGATGACCGGCTCCAAACTCGACCCGAACGACACCGACGCCATTCTGGAAGAGCTTCGCATGAACGGCGGCCTGCCGGTCGTCAGCTACACGATCACGCCCGCCGATGCCGCCGGCCCCTACGTCGCCGAGATCCCGGAAGACTATTCGCATAAGGCGCTGCTGCCGTCGCTAGCCTATACATCGATTACCGAAATGCTGGCCGAGCGCTTCCACATGGACGAGGCCTTCCTCAAGGAGATGAACCCCGGCGCCGATTTCAGCGTCCCAGGCACCGTCATCAAGGTCGTCAATCCGGGCGAGCCGAAGAGCGGCGAGGTTGCCCGCATCATCGCCGACAAGGGCCGCAAGCAGGTCTTCGCCTATGATAATGCCGGCAATCTCATTGCCGCCTATCCGGCATCGATCGGCTCCACCGACACACCCTCGCCGTCGGGCACCGTGACGGTCGAGCGCGTCGCGTTCAATCCCGGCTATACCTACAATCCGAAGATCAATTTCCAGCAGGGCGCCAACGACAAGATCCTCAACATTCCGCCCGGCCCGAACGGCCCCGTCGGCACGGTCTGGATGGCGCTCTCCAAGCCGACCTACGGCATCCACGGCACGCCCGAGCCCTCCAAGATCGGCCGCACACAGAGCCACGGCTGCATCCGCCTGACCAATTGGGATGCCACCGAGCTTGCCAAGATGGTCAAGCCGGGAGTGACGGTCGAATTCGTCGATTGA
- a CDS encoding ABC transporter permease — MSLVDIALSWHKSETTKQTRQRRVSPFDHPIVGIAFPIALFAAWEILVRAGVVGGRLMPPPSKILSTVYTLAASGDLTTHVGATLRRVAIGFAFGSLAGTVLGTLTGYSKLLARLLDPTLQALRAIPSIAWVPLFILWFGIFEASKIALIGVGVFFPVYLGVYGAVVGVDRRIVEVGRVFRLSGFDLVRLILLPAVLPDYILALRAGLGLGWMFVVAAEFMGASEGLGYLLVDGQQLGKPDQILAAILIFAIVGKATDSLLLIATAPFLRWRDSHASGI; from the coding sequence ATGTCGTTGGTAGACATCGCGCTGTCATGGCACAAGAGCGAAACCACAAAGCAGACCCGGCAGCGCCGGGTCTCGCCTTTCGATCATCCGATCGTTGGGATCGCGTTTCCAATTGCGCTGTTTGCCGCCTGGGAGATCCTGGTCCGTGCGGGAGTGGTCGGGGGTCGTCTGATGCCTCCGCCCTCGAAAATTCTCTCTACGGTCTATACGCTGGCCGCATCAGGAGACCTGACAACACATGTGGGTGCGACGCTGCGCAGAGTGGCGATCGGTTTTGCCTTCGGGTCTCTGGCGGGGACGGTGCTCGGGACGCTGACCGGCTACTCCAAATTGCTTGCACGCCTGCTCGATCCGACCCTGCAGGCGCTGAGAGCCATTCCGTCGATTGCCTGGGTGCCGCTGTTCATCCTGTGGTTCGGGATTTTCGAAGCCTCCAAAATCGCCCTGATCGGCGTCGGCGTCTTCTTCCCGGTCTATCTCGGCGTCTATGGCGCCGTCGTCGGCGTTGACAGGCGCATCGTCGAGGTCGGACGCGTCTTCCGGCTGTCCGGCTTCGACCTCGTTCGCCTGATCTTGCTGCCGGCAGTTCTACCCGATTATATCCTTGCCCTGCGCGCGGGCCTGGGTCTCGGTTGGATGTTCGTCGTCGCAGCGGAATTCATGGGCGCGTCGGAGGGGCTGGGCTATCTGCTTGTGGATGGTCAGCAACTCGGCAAACCGGATCAGATCCTCGCCGCTATCTTGATCTTTGCCATTGTCGGCAAGGCGACCGACAGCCTGCTTCTGATCGCAACCGCGCCGTTTCTGCGCTGGCGTGACAGCCATGCGAGCGGGATTTGA